One window of the Parasphingopyxis algicola genome contains the following:
- a CDS encoding Hpt domain-containing protein → MVSFQDQELVDWAEFDTVREQLGANFARILRYFSEDGIKSVETIEQAMRDKVSVALIVPAHTLKGESLQFGARPLSALAEKIEMTARHLVEIQQTPEELVPEAARLRPMFEATMASLEKATNPLVQRRGAAAEPEVANQKFGRL, encoded by the coding sequence ATGGTGTCGTTCCAGGATCAGGAACTGGTGGATTGGGCCGAGTTTGATACGGTTCGCGAACAATTGGGCGCGAATTTCGCCCGCATATTGCGCTATTTCAGCGAAGACGGGATAAAATCGGTCGAGACGATCGAGCAGGCGATGCGCGACAAGGTCAGCGTCGCGTTGATCGTTCCCGCGCATACGCTCAAGGGTGAATCGCTCCAGTTCGGTGCCCGTCCGCTCAGCGCGCTGGCCGAAAAGATCGAGATGACAGCCCGCCATCTCGTCGAGATCCAGCAGACTCCGGAAGAACTGGTCCCCGAAGCCGCGCGGCTTCGGCCGATGTTCGAGGCGACGATGGCGAGCCTCGAAAAGGCGACCAACCCGCTGGTGCAGCGCCGCGGCGCGGCGGCGGAGCCGGAAGTCGCCAATCAGAAGTTCGGCCGGCTTTAA
- a CDS encoding tetratricopeptide repeat protein: MAIAPQDNSAFMREVDEEVRKEQAVQFWERWGKWIAGLVIVGLAAFGGWLYWSNQQTVAAESETEQLAQLLEDLNAGTTADVDETLAALAESRRPIIRAEAMLTQAALALQNQNEPAAIGIFGSIAADDGLPQQFRDLALIRQTAVEFEDMEPQAVIDRMAGLAVPGNPWFGSAAELSAVAMMRQGNEEQAGALFAQIANDESVPETLRTRAVQMAGVLGVDAVPDEPVELEEEQTVPGQPVAADTAEEPST; this comes from the coding sequence TTGGCGATTGCGCCGCAAGACAACAGCGCCTTTATGCGCGAAGTGGACGAGGAGGTCCGCAAGGAACAGGCCGTCCAGTTCTGGGAGCGCTGGGGCAAGTGGATCGCCGGACTGGTGATCGTCGGGCTGGCGGCCTTTGGCGGCTGGCTCTACTGGTCGAACCAGCAGACGGTCGCCGCCGAAAGCGAAACCGAACAGCTGGCGCAGCTGCTCGAGGACCTGAACGCGGGCACGACGGCCGATGTGGACGAGACGCTCGCGGCGCTTGCGGAGTCGCGGCGCCCGATCATTCGCGCCGAAGCGATGCTGACCCAGGCCGCGCTGGCTCTGCAGAATCAGAACGAGCCGGCCGCGATCGGGATTTTCGGGTCGATCGCCGCCGATGACGGTCTGCCGCAGCAGTTTCGCGATCTTGCGCTGATCCGCCAGACCGCGGTCGAGTTCGAGGATATGGAGCCCCAGGCGGTAATCGACCGGATGGCGGGCCTTGCGGTGCCCGGCAATCCCTGGTTCGGCAGCGCTGCCGAGCTGAGCGCGGTCGCGATGATGCGGCAGGGTAACGAGGAACAGGCCGGCGCGCTGTTCGCGCAGATCGCCAATGACGAAAGCGTACCCGAGACGCTTCGGACACGTGCGGTTCAGATGGCCGGCGTATTGGGAGTGGATGCCGTGCCCGACGAGCCGGTGGAACTGGAAGAAGAACAGACCGTACCCGGCCAGCCGGTGGCTGCGGATACGGCGGAGGAACCAAGTACATGA
- the bfr gene encoding bacterioferritin: MKGDEKVIEFLNEALKNELTAINQYFLHYRMLDNWGITKLAKFEYEESIDEMKHADQLTERILFLDGLPNFQLLGRLRIGESVEEVLKADLELEHDAIPLLKDAIEHCETVRDYVSRDLLASILDSEEDHVDTLEQQFDMIERMGIENYCQLQSEPAEEG, translated from the coding sequence ATGAAGGGCGACGAGAAGGTCATCGAATTCCTCAACGAAGCGCTGAAGAATGAGCTGACGGCGATCAACCAGTATTTCCTGCATTACCGGATGCTCGACAATTGGGGCATCACGAAGCTCGCCAAGTTCGAATATGAAGAATCGATCGACGAGATGAAGCATGCGGACCAGCTCACGGAACGCATCCTGTTTCTCGACGGACTGCCCAATTTCCAGTTGCTCGGCCGGCTTCGGATCGGCGAAAGCGTGGAGGAGGTCCTCAAGGCGGACCTGGAACTCGAGCATGACGCCATTCCCCTCCTGAAGGACGCCATCGAGCATTGCGAGACGGTACGCGACTATGTCAGCCGCGATCTGCTCGCCAGCATTCTCGACAGCGAGGAAGACCATGTCGACACGCTCGAACAGCAGTTCGACATGATTGAGCGGATGGGGATCGAAAATTACTGCCAGCTCCAGTCGGAACCGGCGGAAGAAGGCTAG
- a CDS encoding sulfurtransferase TusA family protein: protein MTGSSAVPDVDVDARGLRCPWPALRLARFMRESDGAVIVADDPIAPDEIAALAGEHGWRVEALETPIGQGWRISR, encoded by the coding sequence ATGACCGGCAGTAGCGCCGTGCCCGATGTCGACGTCGACGCGCGGGGCCTCAGATGCCCGTGGCCGGCGCTTCGTCTCGCCCGGTTCATGCGGGAATCGGATGGGGCGGTGATCGTCGCCGACGATCCGATCGCGCCCGACGAAATTGCAGCGCTGGCGGGCGAACATGGCTGGCGTGTCGAGGCCCTCGAGACGCCGATCGGCCAGGGATGGCGAATTTCCCGCTGA
- a CDS encoding DUF418 domain-containing protein has product MAARAPMDSRFVSLDVVRGIAVMGILLMNIVAFAMPMTAYFTPIAYGGESPADIAAWATNFILSDGKMRGLFSVLFGASMLLVIQRAEAKEQSPALTHYSRMTWLLFFGAIHAYAIWHGDILMLYAVIGSIAFFFRKMETHKLVVLGLILIVAQAVLLALLAGSIWMLREAAAAPDADAEIVRQWREFAAEFGPIPPDKLAEDFARYRGDYAGILAHRLGPGFWDPIVANLTAALDTLGLMLLGMAGLKSGFLTGRWERAAYAHYARVGYLIGLPLLTALAIAITASGFEPATLFLLDFAGQVLVNPPVILAHAALILYWVKSSAGSAVMDRVAATGRAAFTNYLGTSLVCTTIFYGYGFGLYGELSRAALYLVVLGVWALMLLWSKPWLDRFRYGPLEWLWRSLARRELQPIRK; this is encoded by the coding sequence ATGGCGGCACGGGCACCGATGGACAGCCGTTTCGTCAGTCTCGATGTGGTGCGCGGCATCGCGGTCATGGGCATATTGCTCATGAATATCGTCGCCTTCGCCATGCCGATGACGGCCTATTTCACGCCGATCGCCTATGGTGGCGAAAGCCCGGCCGACATCGCGGCCTGGGCGACCAATTTCATTCTGTCGGACGGCAAGATGCGCGGGCTGTTTTCCGTCCTGTTCGGCGCGTCGATGCTGCTTGTCATCCAGCGGGCCGAGGCGAAGGAGCAGAGCCCGGCCCTCACCCATTATTCGCGCATGACCTGGTTGCTCTTCTTCGGCGCGATCCATGCCTATGCGATCTGGCACGGCGACATATTGATGCTCTACGCGGTGATCGGATCGATCGCCTTTTTCTTCCGCAAGATGGAAACCCACAAGCTCGTGGTGCTCGGGCTGATCCTGATCGTTGCGCAGGCGGTGCTTCTCGCCCTTCTCGCCGGATCGATCTGGATGCTGCGCGAAGCGGCCGCAGCGCCTGACGCCGATGCCGAAATCGTCCGGCAATGGCGGGAATTCGCCGCCGAATTCGGCCCCATCCCGCCCGACAAGCTGGCGGAGGATTTCGCGCGATATCGGGGCGACTATGCCGGTATCCTCGCCCATCGGCTGGGGCCGGGCTTCTGGGATCCCATCGTCGCCAATCTTACCGCCGCGCTCGACACGCTGGGTCTGATGCTGCTCGGCATGGCGGGACTCAAAAGCGGTTTCCTGACGGGCAGGTGGGAGCGCGCCGCCTATGCCCACTATGCCCGGGTCGGTTATCTGATCGGGCTTCCGCTGCTCACCGCACTGGCCATCGCCATCACGGCCAGCGGCTTCGAGCCGGCCACCCTGTTTCTCCTCGATTTCGCGGGGCAGGTTCTGGTCAATCCGCCCGTCATTCTCGCCCACGCGGCACTCATCCTCTACTGGGTCAAATCGTCCGCAGGCAGCGCCGTCATGGACCGGGTCGCGGCCACCGGGCGCGCTGCCTTCACCAATTATCTCGGCACCAGCCTGGTCTGCACGACGATCTTCTACGGCTATGGCTTCGGGCTGTATGGGGAACTCAGCCGCGCCGCCCTCTACCTTGTCGTCCTCGGCGTCTGGGCACTGATGCTGCTCTGGTCCAAGCCCTGGCTCGACCGGTTCCGCTACGGTCCGCTCGAATGGCTGTGGCGCAGCCTCGCCCGGCGGGAACTCCAGCCGATCCGCAAATAG
- a CDS encoding DUF6122 family protein: MPPSIDLLQPLLHFSGHAIAPFILGWMLWRENWWRAGLIMAATVLIDVDHLLADPIYDPNRCSIGFHPLHTVWAALAYLALLALPNWKIRAVAVGCLLHLATDGGDCVMQHY, translated from the coding sequence ATGCCTCCATCGATCGATCTTCTCCAACCGCTGCTCCATTTCAGCGGGCATGCGATTGCCCCCTTTATCCTCGGCTGGATGCTCTGGCGCGAAAATTGGTGGCGGGCCGGGCTGATCATGGCGGCGACGGTCCTCATCGACGTCGATCATCTGCTCGCCGATCCGATCTACGACCCTAACCGGTGCAGTATCGGTTTCCATCCGCTGCATACGGTCTGGGCGGCGCTCGCCTATCTCGCTTTGCTGGCCCTACCGAACTGGAAGATACGCGCCGTGGCGGTCGGCTGCCTGCTCCACCTCGCCACCGATGGCGGCGATTGCGTGATGCAGCACTATTAA
- a CDS encoding ubiquinone biosynthesis protein COQ4: MPIAVHPDRPKLRKRPLKALHHFRELLKDKEDTEQVFWIFEALPRQSFRDDALRFGTSERGRAIYAREPYLPAILDDHDRLRAMPEGSVAHAYCDFMEKEGLTAAGLVAEGEKMGKPRYNDLIQWYGNRNRDTHDLLHVLTGYGRDSLGEQCVLAFTYGQDPSLAHLFIAYAGGFNMKKVTRTKAPIYRAINEAKRHGKAGPRVWEMPITDLLAEPLDAARERLGIGTPHYYHEAHRILREEGRDPYDILGRNAAQDDAEVAQPA; this comes from the coding sequence ATGCCGATAGCCGTGCATCCCGATCGCCCCAAGCTCCGCAAGCGGCCGCTTAAGGCCCTGCATCATTTCCGCGAACTTCTGAAAGACAAGGAAGACACCGAACAGGTCTTCTGGATTTTCGAGGCGCTGCCCCGCCAATCCTTTCGCGACGACGCCCTGCGTTTCGGAACCAGCGAACGGGGCCGGGCCATCTATGCGCGCGAACCCTATCTGCCCGCTATTCTCGACGATCATGACCGGCTGCGCGCGATGCCTGAAGGAAGCGTCGCCCATGCCTATTGCGATTTCATGGAGAAAGAGGGGCTGACCGCCGCCGGCCTCGTTGCCGAAGGCGAGAAGATGGGCAAGCCGCGCTACAACGACCTGATCCAATGGTATGGCAACCGGAACCGGGACACGCACGATCTGCTTCATGTGCTCACCGGCTATGGCCGCGACAGTCTGGGTGAACAATGCGTGTTGGCTTTTACCTATGGCCAGGATCCGTCGCTCGCCCATCTGTTCATCGCCTATGCGGGCGGCTTCAACATGAAGAAGGTGACCCGGACCAAGGCGCCGATCTACCGCGCGATCAACGAAGCAAAACGGCACGGCAAGGCTGGCCCTCGGGTGTGGGAAATGCCGATCACCGATCTTCTCGCCGAACCGCTGGACGCGGCGCGCGAGCGGCTCGGTATCGGCACGCCGCATTACTATCACGAGGCGCATCGCATCCTGCGCGAAGAGGGCCGCGATCCGTACGACATACTGGGCAGGAATGCGGCGCAGGATGACGCCGAGGTCGCGCAGCCCGCATAG
- a CDS encoding nitroreductase family protein, translated as MTDHDTVPYTDLPDYSDMERIERARAFYQAIKTRRTCRQFSDAPVPRDVIEQAILAAGSAPNGANHQPWHFAVISSPDKKKAVREAAEAEEKNFYENKASDEWLDALAPLGTDEVKPYLEIAPWLIVIFGQRRGGPNPGDDKQNYYVTESVGIATGFLIAALHDAGLATLTHTPNPMKFLNQVCERPANEKPMMIVVAGKPAPDATVPVHALNKKPLDAISSWL; from the coding sequence ATGACCGATCATGACACCGTCCCCTATACCGATCTGCCCGACTATTCCGACATGGAACGGATCGAACGGGCCAGGGCTTTCTACCAGGCGATCAAGACGCGGCGGACGTGCCGGCAGTTCAGCGATGCGCCGGTCCCCCGCGACGTGATCGAACAGGCGATCCTCGCGGCGGGCTCCGCGCCCAACGGTGCCAACCACCAGCCCTGGCATTTCGCGGTTATTTCTTCGCCGGACAAGAAAAAGGCCGTGCGCGAGGCTGCCGAGGCGGAGGAGAAGAATTTTTACGAAAACAAGGCGAGTGACGAGTGGCTCGACGCCCTCGCCCCGCTCGGCACGGACGAGGTCAAACCGTATCTCGAAATCGCGCCCTGGCTGATCGTGATCTTCGGGCAACGGCGCGGCGGGCCGAACCCGGGCGACGACAAGCAGAATTACTATGTCACGGAATCGGTCGGCATAGCGACCGGCTTCCTGATCGCCGCGCTCCACGATGCGGGCCTCGCCACGCTGACCCATACGCCCAACCCGATGAAGTTCCTCAACCAAGTGTGCGAACGGCCGGCCAACGAAAAGCCGATGATGATCGTCGTCGCGGGAAAGCCCGCCCCGGATGCAACCGTTCCCGTCCACGCGCTCAACAAGAAGCCCCTCGACGCGATCAGCTCCTGGCTGTAA
- the panB gene encoding 3-methyl-2-oxobutanoate hydroxymethyltransferase has product MSTTYTLDTKTDRAHPTPKPMKRLTVPAIRGRKTDGTSGEPLVMLTAYTVRMAQLLDPHCDMLLVGDSLGQVVYGLDSTIPVSLDMMIAHGAAVVRGSYHSVVIVDMPFGSYEQSPDHAIRSATRVMKETGAAAIKMEGGEAMAETVAFLSARGIPVMGHVGLTPQAVNVLGGHKVQGRDEATAAKVVSDAKAIDEAGAFSIVIEGVIEPIAIEATRATSCPTIGIGASAQCDGQVLVTEDMLGLFDRVPRFVKKYDDMAAQVSKAVESYAAEVRSRSFPEEAQTYQPKK; this is encoded by the coding sequence ATGTCCACGACCTATACGCTCGACACCAAGACCGACCGCGCGCATCCGACCCCCAAGCCGATGAAACGGCTGACGGTTCCGGCGATCCGCGGGCGCAAGACCGACGGCACGAGCGGCGAACCGCTGGTCATGCTGACCGCCTATACGGTTCGCATGGCGCAACTGCTCGATCCCCATTGCGACATGCTGCTCGTCGGGGATTCGCTTGGCCAGGTGGTGTACGGCCTCGATTCGACGATTCCGGTCAGCCTCGACATGATGATCGCGCATGGCGCGGCGGTCGTCCGGGGCAGCTATCACAGCGTCGTGATCGTCGACATGCCGTTCGGTTCCTATGAGCAAAGCCCCGACCATGCGATCCGCTCGGCGACCCGGGTGATGAAGGAAACCGGCGCCGCCGCGATCAAGATGGAGGGCGGCGAGGCGATGGCCGAGACCGTGGCCTTTCTGTCGGCGCGCGGCATACCGGTCATGGGCCATGTCGGGCTGACGCCGCAGGCCGTGAATGTGCTGGGCGGCCACAAGGTGCAGGGCCGCGACGAGGCGACGGCTGCCAAGGTGGTGTCCGACGCCAAGGCGATCGACGAGGCCGGCGCCTTTTCGATCGTTATCGAGGGCGTGATCGAACCGATCGCGATCGAAGCGACACGGGCCACATCCTGCCCGACCATCGGCATCGGCGCTTCGGCCCAATGCGACGGCCAGGTGCTCGTTACCGAAGACATGCTCGGCCTGTTCGACCGGGTGCCGCGCTTCGTGAAAAAATATGACGACATGGCCGCGCAGGTGAGCAAGGCGGTCGAAAGCTATGCCGCCGAGGTCCGCAGCCGGAGCTTTCCAGAAGAGGCGCAAACCTACCAGCCCAAAAAATAG
- a CDS encoding (2Fe-2S)-binding protein: MVVCICNAIREKDLRAAAQKGASTPSSAYAQMGCKARCGQCVSFARQIIRSESATA, from the coding sequence ATGGTTGTCTGCATCTGCAATGCGATTCGGGAGAAAGACCTCCGCGCCGCCGCCCAGAAGGGCGCATCGACACCCTCTTCGGCCTATGCGCAGATGGGATGCAAGGCGCGCTGCGGACAATGCGTATCGTTCGCACGGCAGATCATCCGCTCCGAATCTGCAACTGCTTAG
- the der gene encoding ribosome biogenesis GTPase Der codes for MVRLPVIAIIGRPNVGKSTLFNRLVGKKLALVDDRPGVTRDRREGEAHLFGLDFRVIDTAGYEDEDPKSLPGRMRQQTERAVAEADAALFLFDARAGITPLDEEIARWLRGTETPIILVGNKAEGKAGEAGLYESYGLGLGDPVPFSAEHGEGMADLFALLQPHVEREDEEEADEDEGGPLKLAIVGRPNAGKSTLINKMLGDDRLITGPEAGITRDSIAVPWEWQGRPVELIDTAGMRKRAKVQDKLEKLSVADGLRAVDFAEVVVLLLDATKGLEFQDLKIADHVIDEGRALVVAVNKWDVAEDRKALFEGIETALGEGLAQVRGVPLVSISAVTGKGIDQLMEAAFATRDAWSRRVTTGELNRWFRAAIERNPPPAPKGKRIKLRYMTQARTRPPSFVLFGTRVDQLPMSYQRYLLNGIRNELGFGAVPVRLTMRSPRNPYKDGKDDRQ; via the coding sequence ATGGTGCGGCTGCCCGTTATCGCGATTATCGGCCGCCCCAATGTCGGCAAGTCGACGCTGTTCAACCGGCTCGTGGGCAAGAAGCTCGCGCTGGTCGACGATCGTCCGGGCGTCACGCGCGACCGGCGCGAGGGCGAGGCGCATCTGTTCGGGCTCGATTTTCGCGTCATCGATACCGCCGGCTATGAGGACGAGGACCCGAAGAGCCTGCCGGGCCGGATGCGCCAGCAGACCGAACGCGCGGTCGCCGAGGCCGATGCGGCGCTCTTCCTGTTCGATGCGCGCGCGGGCATAACCCCGCTCGACGAGGAAATCGCCCGCTGGCTGCGCGGTACCGAAACGCCGATCATCCTGGTCGGCAACAAGGCCGAGGGTAAGGCCGGCGAGGCGGGCTTGTACGAAAGTTATGGTCTGGGGCTCGGCGATCCCGTGCCGTTCAGCGCCGAACATGGCGAGGGAATGGCCGATCTCTTCGCGCTGCTCCAACCGCATGTCGAGCGCGAGGACGAGGAGGAAGCGGACGAGGACGAGGGCGGTCCGCTCAAGCTGGCGATTGTTGGCCGTCCCAATGCCGGCAAATCGACCCTGATCAACAAGATGCTGGGCGATGACCGCCTGATTACGGGCCCGGAGGCGGGCATTACCCGCGATTCGATCGCCGTGCCCTGGGAATGGCAGGGGCGGCCGGTGGAGCTGATCGACACGGCCGGCATGCGCAAGCGCGCCAAGGTGCAGGACAAGCTGGAAAAGCTCTCGGTCGCCGACGGGTTGCGCGCGGTCGACTTTGCCGAAGTCGTCGTGCTGCTGCTCGATGCCACGAAGGGGCTTGAGTTCCAGGACCTCAAGATCGCCGATCATGTGATCGACGAGGGGCGGGCGCTCGTCGTCGCGGTCAACAAATGGGATGTGGCGGAGGATCGGAAGGCGCTGTTCGAGGGGATCGAGACGGCGCTCGGCGAGGGTCTGGCGCAGGTCCGCGGTGTTCCGCTGGTGTCGATCTCGGCCGTCACGGGCAAGGGGATCGATCAGCTGATGGAAGCCGCGTTCGCGACGCGCGATGCCTGGTCGCGCCGGGTCACGACGGGCGAACTCAATCGCTGGTTCCGGGCCGCTATCGAACGCAATCCGCCGCCCGCTCCCAAGGGCAAGCGCATCAAGCTGCGCTATATGACCCAGGCGCGGACCCGGCCGCCGAGCTTCGTGCTGTTCGGCACCCGCGTCGATCAGCTGCCGATGAGCTATCAGCGCTATCTGCTGAACGGCATCCGCAACGAACTGGGTTTCGGCGCTGTCCCCGTGCGGCTGACCATGCGGTCGCCGCGCAATCCGTACAAGGATGGCAAGGATGACCGGCAGTAG
- a CDS encoding PQQ-binding-like beta-propeller repeat protein, producing MMRILIPICAALALSGCGLFRGDGDATPTVGNRTPILVSENDVQADPQIATVPVVLPAATVNAGWVQPGGSASKSVGHLALSRTPVRAWSVSIGDGGGSRARLAAAPVVANGRVFTIDTDATVRAFDAETGGEVWSTRFGTEIGGEPALFGGGVSVSGDRVYVTNGVGYAGALNAANGAQIWKVRPGGPLRGAPTIANNNVYVLSQDNQIFALDPANGETRWSVSGTLEVSGVFGVAAPASAQGTLVAGFSSGELIAYRYENGQIVWQDGLNRTSISTSVSTLSDIDASPVIDSGFVYAVGQGGRMVALRLITGERIWEVNAGGLSTPWIAGDWMFAVTDDARVLAIARANGRIRWISQLRRYRDEEDRKGPIFWRGPVLAGGQLVLVSSRGHLAFLDPATGAVNRLEELDEGVELPPVVANNTLYLLDDEGQLSAWR from the coding sequence ATGATGCGTATTCTGATCCCCATTTGCGCGGCGCTCGCGCTGAGTGGCTGCGGCCTGTTTCGCGGCGACGGCGATGCGACGCCCACGGTGGGCAACCGCACGCCGATCCTCGTGTCCGAAAACGACGTCCAGGCCGATCCGCAGATTGCGACGGTCCCGGTCGTCCTTCCTGCCGCAACGGTCAATGCCGGTTGGGTCCAGCCCGGCGGCAGCGCGAGCAAATCGGTCGGCCATCTTGCGTTGAGCCGCACTCCGGTTCGCGCCTGGTCGGTGTCGATCGGCGACGGTGGCGGTTCGCGCGCGCGGCTCGCCGCAGCGCCGGTCGTCGCCAACGGCCGCGTGTTTACGATCGATACCGATGCGACGGTGCGGGCTTTCGACGCCGAGACCGGCGGCGAAGTCTGGTCGACGCGGTTCGGTACCGAAATCGGGGGCGAACCCGCACTGTTCGGCGGCGGCGTCAGCGTCTCGGGCGATCGCGTCTATGTCACGAACGGTGTCGGCTATGCCGGCGCGCTCAACGCGGCCAATGGCGCCCAGATCTGGAAGGTGCGTCCGGGCGGCCCGCTGCGCGGCGCCCCGACGATCGCCAACAACAATGTCTATGTGCTGAGCCAGGACAACCAGATTTTCGCGCTCGACCCGGCGAACGGCGAGACGCGCTGGAGCGTGTCCGGCACGCTCGAAGTGTCCGGAGTTTTCGGCGTCGCGGCTCCGGCCTCGGCCCAGGGGACGCTCGTCGCCGGGTTCTCTTCGGGCGAGCTGATCGCCTATCGCTACGAGAACGGCCAGATCGTCTGGCAGGACGGCCTCAACCGGACGAGCATCTCGACCTCGGTCTCGACCCTGTCCGATATCGATGCCAGCCCGGTCATCGACAGCGGTTTCGTCTATGCCGTCGGCCAGGGCGGGCGGATGGTCGCGCTGCGCCTGATCACCGGCGAGCGGATCTGGGAAGTCAATGCGGGCGGTCTCTCGACCCCCTGGATCGCGGGCGACTGGATGTTCGCGGTAACCGACGATGCGCGCGTTCTGGCGATTGCGCGCGCCAATGGCCGCATCCGCTGGATCAGCCAGTTGCGGCGCTATCGCGACGAGGAAGACCGCAAGGGCCCGATTTTCTGGCGTGGTCCCGTCCTGGCGGGCGGCCAGCTGGTGCTCGTATCGAGCCGCGGCCATCTGGCCTTTCTCGATCCGGCGACCGGCGCCGTGAACCGGCTGGAGGAACTCGACGAGGGCGTCGAGCTGCCGCCGGTCGTCGCCAACAACACGCTGTATCTGCTCGACGACGAGGGCCAGCTGAGCGCCTGGCGCTAG